The following are encoded in a window of Novosphingobium sp. THN1 genomic DNA:
- the nhaA gene encoding Na+/H+ antiporter NhaA, protein MTHNEAAPGIVLMVCAAIALVLANSPLADPWHELFHHTLPWTPVPKLDTLHLWINDALMAVFFFVVGLEIKREILDGELSSPSRRRLPVIAAVAGMAVPALIYMGIAGSDPALHRGWAIPSATDIAFAIGVLALAGKGLPSSLRLFLLTVAIVDDLGAVLVIAFFYTTGLDLMWLGSAAAIFLTLVVVNRAGVSSLIPYILGAVALWYAVLHSGVHATIAGVLAALTVPLALNREHDSPLLRLEHALVAPNGFLIVPLFGLANAGVALGSIDGGPLALPIAIAAGLLIGKQVGILGSIVAAEKLGIAKRPAGASIRQLWGLSLLCGIGFTMSLFIASLAFPQSPLLVEEAKLGILGGSIISALAGLFLLKGSAKGQM, encoded by the coding sequence TTGACGCACAACGAAGCAGCACCGGGCATCGTCCTGATGGTCTGTGCAGCGATTGCCCTTGTCCTTGCCAATTCCCCCTTGGCCGACCCATGGCACGAGCTGTTCCACCACACGCTGCCATGGACGCCCGTGCCCAAGCTCGACACGTTGCATCTGTGGATCAACGATGCCTTGATGGCGGTGTTCTTCTTCGTCGTCGGGCTGGAGATCAAGCGCGAGATCCTTGACGGCGAACTCTCAAGCCCGAGCCGCCGCCGCCTGCCGGTCATCGCGGCTGTCGCCGGGATGGCAGTGCCGGCGCTGATCTACATGGGCATAGCCGGGAGCGATCCGGCGCTCCATCGCGGCTGGGCGATTCCTTCGGCCACCGACATCGCCTTTGCCATCGGCGTGCTGGCGCTGGCGGGTAAGGGCCTGCCATCGTCCTTGCGCCTGTTCCTGCTGACCGTGGCGATCGTCGACGACCTTGGCGCGGTCCTGGTCATCGCGTTCTTCTACACGACCGGGCTGGATCTCATGTGGCTGGGCAGCGCCGCCGCCATTTTCCTGACACTGGTGGTGGTGAACCGTGCCGGGGTCAGCTCGCTGATCCCCTATATCCTCGGGGCTGTGGCGCTGTGGTATGCCGTGCTGCATTCCGGCGTCCATGCGACCATTGCCGGAGTGCTCGCCGCGTTGACCGTGCCGCTGGCGCTCAACCGGGAGCATGACAGTCCCCTCCTGCGGCTCGAACATGCATTGGTTGCGCCCAACGGCTTCCTGATCGTGCCGCTGTTCGGCCTTGCCAATGCCGGCGTTGCGCTAGGTTCGATCGACGGGGGGCCACTAGCCCTGCCAATCGCGATTGCCGCGGGCCTGCTGATCGGCAAGCAGGTGGGTATCCTTGGCAGCATCGTGGCGGCGGAAAAGCTGGGTATCGCCAAGCGTCCGGCCGGGGCCAGCATCCGCCAGTTGTGGGGCCTGTCCCTGCTGTGCGGGATTGGCTTCACGATGAGCCTGTTCATCGCCAGCCTTGCTTTCCCGCAAAGCCCGCTGCTGGTCGAAGAGGCGAAGCTGGGGATTCTGGGCGGATCGATAATCTCCGCACTGGCCGGGCTGTTCCTGCTGAAAGGGAGCGCAAAGGGACAGATGTGA
- a CDS encoding Dps family protein — translation MPGDNAKKALIDSMNGLLADYFTLYLKTKNYHWHVAGPQFRELHLLFDEQAAELFALTDVIAERVRKNGGDTLTGIGAIAGKASIKDDDRSKVDAMDMVKALRDDNVALIKAIRAVKEAATEAGDNATEGMADDWTDQAEQRAWFLTQTLA, via the coding sequence ATGCCCGGCGACAATGCAAAGAAGGCCCTGATCGACAGCATGAACGGTCTGCTGGCCGATTATTTCACGCTCTATCTGAAGACCAAGAATTATCATTGGCACGTGGCTGGCCCGCAGTTCCGCGAACTTCACCTGCTGTTCGACGAGCAGGCCGCCGAACTTTTCGCGCTGACCGACGTGATTGCCGAGCGCGTGCGCAAGAATGGCGGCGATACGCTGACCGGCATCGGCGCGATTGCGGGCAAGGCTTCGATCAAGGACGACGATCGCAGCAAGGTGGACGCCATGGACATGGTCAAGGCCCTGCGCGACGATAACGTGGCGCTGATCAAGGCCATCCGCGCGGTCAAGGAAGCCGCCACCGAAGCCGGTGACAACGCCACCGAAGGCATGGCCGACGACTGGACCGATCAGGCCGAACAGCGCGCCTGGTTCCTGACGCAGACGCTCGCGTAA
- the gspN gene encoding type II secretion system protein N translates to MIGRWIFIRGAAMGRRGWLALGMLFVVALLVLLPLRLVLGMALPETITARSVEGSVWSGRIADLNAGPLPLGTVDASLQPLPLLIGRPQFAISREGFSAQIGPSRLIGANGSVLLPDGLGGLPVTSLGFGDFSAVMVDGKCAEAQGTLSLTLASLGPLLPDALVVSGQARCENGALVVPMRGAQGMERLTLKLGADGRWQADLALAGLPQETAEALKSSGFDTRPDGVGIVTGGTF, encoded by the coding sequence GTGATCGGGCGCTGGATCTTCATCCGTGGCGCCGCCATGGGCCGTCGTGGCTGGCTGGCACTCGGCATGCTGTTCGTGGTTGCCCTGCTCGTCCTGCTCCCGCTGCGGCTGGTGCTGGGCATGGCCCTGCCCGAAACGATCACCGCGCGCAGCGTCGAAGGCAGTGTCTGGAGCGGGCGGATTGCCGATCTCAACGCCGGGCCCCTGCCGCTTGGCACTGTCGATGCCAGCCTCCAGCCGCTGCCGCTGCTGATTGGCCGCCCGCAGTTCGCCATCTCGCGCGAAGGCTTTTCCGCGCAGATCGGCCCCTCGCGCCTGATTGGCGCAAACGGCTCGGTGCTTCTGCCCGATGGCCTCGGCGGACTGCCGGTAACGTCGCTCGGGTTTGGCGATTTCTCGGCGGTCATGGTCGATGGCAAGTGCGCCGAGGCGCAAGGCACGCTCAGCCTGACCCTGGCCTCGCTTGGCCCGCTCCTGCCCGATGCGCTGGTTGTCTCGGGCCAGGCCCGCTGCGAAAACGGCGCGTTGGTCGTACCGATGCGCGGTGCGCAGGGCATGGAACGCCTGACGCTTAAACTCGGCGCCGACGGGCGCTGGCAGGCAGACCTTGCGCTTGCAGGCCTGCCCCAGGAAACTGCCGAAGCGCTCAAGTCCTCAGGGTTCGATACCCGTCCCGACGGTGTCGGCATCGTGACGGGCGGAACTTTCTGA
- the gspM gene encoding type II secretion system protein GspM, whose translation MRQVSTWYIGLTRRERVLVSIGGALAAVILLVYGIVLPVGNALDAAATRHREATERAGRITAGIAALKRAPADRTAALAGPVEQIAGASAQEAGFVVQSNERRGSDMAVLVIPTARPSAALAWLDALGGQGLAVEQITLTPAPDGTVSINVTVRKAAS comes from the coding sequence ATGCGGCAAGTCTCCACCTGGTACATCGGCCTCACCCGGCGCGAACGCGTTCTGGTCAGCATCGGCGGCGCGCTCGCCGCAGTGATCTTGCTGGTCTATGGCATCGTCCTGCCGGTCGGCAACGCGCTCGACGCAGCCGCCACCCGCCATCGCGAGGCGACCGAGCGGGCTGGCAGGATCACGGCCGGGATCGCCGCGCTCAAGCGCGCGCCCGCTGACCGCACCGCCGCGCTGGCCGGTCCGGTCGAACAGATCGCCGGAGCAAGCGCGCAGGAAGCCGGTTTCGTGGTGCAGTCGAACGAACGGCGCGGGTCCGACATGGCCGTTCTGGTCATCCCGACCGCGCGCCCGTCTGCCGCGCTCGCCTGGCTCGATGCGCTCGGCGGTCAGGGACTTGCTGTGGAACAGATAACCCTGACGCCTGCGCCCGACGGCACGGTTTCGATCAACGTTACCGTGCGAAAGGCGGCATCGTGA
- the gspL gene encoding type II secretion system protein GspL: protein MATTGSPSADGLILILPPGSGDPWRWRRVGEAGVGPEEYSADLPVHSSVTVLVPSALAPVVDKPLPAMPVAQALAAERLALAQGGLAAERHVAVAAADGRLLSSRLSASEMDHWLATLATAGIDPQAIVPAALVLPRQDGALVLGALGEQLLARTPAAAFAAEEALVEALGECLDQTALDEDALAERLAQVHAAPPLNLRQGAYAPRRVSVFRTANWLGLARMAAVAALLALLLMVVWIVKWNLDSSAEEARALDLAQKRFPAATDLATAERLLAAELAKRGEGGASFAAPVAAVLDAMRPVPGVKLRDLGYGADGTLRFTAAAPRAEDVNAVLITLQNNGWKVTVPPALAPDPTGATVAAITVRAP from the coding sequence ATGGCCACCACCGGCTCCCCTTCTGCTGACGGATTGATCCTGATCCTCCCGCCCGGGTCGGGCGATCCCTGGCGCTGGCGCCGGGTCGGCGAAGCTGGCGTGGGGCCTGAAGAATACTCGGCCGACCTGCCGGTCCACTCCTCGGTCACCGTGCTTGTACCCAGCGCCCTTGCCCCCGTCGTGGACAAGCCCCTGCCGGCGATGCCGGTGGCACAGGCGCTTGCGGCCGAACGTCTCGCGCTGGCGCAAGGCGGCCTTGCCGCAGAGCGCCACGTCGCAGTCGCCGCAGCGGATGGACGCCTGCTCTCCAGCCGCCTGTCCGCTTCGGAGATGGACCATTGGCTGGCCACCTTGGCAACGGCCGGGATCGATCCGCAGGCCATCGTTCCGGCGGCCCTCGTTCTCCCCAGGCAGGACGGCGCTCTGGTCCTTGGCGCTCTGGGCGAACAGTTGCTCGCGCGGACCCCGGCAGCCGCATTTGCGGCAGAAGAGGCACTGGTCGAAGCGCTGGGCGAATGTCTGGACCAGACTGCGCTCGACGAGGATGCCCTGGCCGAGCGACTCGCCCAGGTTCACGCCGCCCCGCCGCTGAACCTGCGGCAAGGCGCCTATGCTCCGCGCCGCGTCTCGGTGTTCCGCACCGCCAACTGGCTCGGCCTGGCCCGCATGGCCGCAGTGGCCGCACTGCTTGCCCTGCTGCTGATGGTGGTGTGGATCGTGAAGTGGAATCTCGACAGCAGCGCCGAGGAAGCCCGCGCCCTCGACCTTGCTCAGAAGCGCTTTCCTGCCGCGACCGATCTCGCCACGGCCGAACGCCTGCTCGCCGCAGAACTCGCCAAGCGCGGCGAAGGCGGTGCCAGCTTTGCCGCGCCCGTTGCTGCCGTGCTTGATGCCATGCGCCCCGTGCCCGGCGTGAAGTTGCGTGATCTTGGCTACGGCGCCGATGGCACCTTGCGCTTCACTGCTGCCGCGCCGCGCGCAGAGGATGTCAACGCCGTGCTGATCACGCTGCAGAACAATGGCTGGAAGGTTACCGTGCCGCCTGCCCTTGCCCCTGACCCGACCGGCGCCACCGTCGCCGCCATAACGGTGAGGGCACCGTGA
- the gspG gene encoding type II secretion system major pseudopilin GspG has translation MTMTEVTPEPTPETADERRRNGFSLVELMVVIFIIGLLATVVLINVLPSQDKAMVVKARSDIATLEQGMEMYRLDMASYPGLAEGLNALKSPPANLAQPQNYRSGGYVKEVPTDPWGHPYQYQTPGRDGRPFEIFSLGADGQPGGSDLNADIYAGQN, from the coding sequence ATGACCATGACCGAAGTTACGCCCGAGCCGACCCCCGAGACCGCTGATGAGCGCCGCCGCAACGGCTTCAGCCTTGTCGAACTGATGGTCGTCATCTTCATCATCGGCCTGCTCGCCACCGTGGTGCTCATCAACGTCCTGCCCAGCCAGGACAAGGCGATGGTGGTCAAGGCGCGCAGCGACATTGCCACGCTCGAACAGGGCATGGAAATGTACCGCCTCGACATGGCCAGCTATCCCGGTCTGGCCGAGGGTCTGAACGCCCTCAAATCCCCGCCCGCCAACCTTGCCCAGCCGCAGAACTATCGCTCCGGCGGCTATGTGAAGGAGGTGCCGACCGATCCCTGGGGCCACCCCTACCAGTACCAGACCCCGGGCCGCGACGGCAGGCCGTTCGAGATCTTCTCCCTTGGCGCCGATGGCCAGCCGGGCGGCAGCGATCTCAACGCCGACATCTACGCCGGACAGAACTGA
- the gspF gene encoding type II secretion system inner membrane protein GspF has protein sequence MARFAYHAIDPKGDERRGAIEAASEASAREKLVAREWFVVSVQADVAASARRAATSTSGLALFATKLSAKQLALFTRQLSSLMVVSPLEETLRTIARQTEKPKAQAILSSVHAGIVEGLPLAEAMRREEPSFPPIYRAMIAAGENSGSLPAIADRLADMLERQAQVRGKIIAALAYPIVLSFVAIAVVTGLMISVVPRVVEQFDNASRQLPVLTRVVIGISQFLSTWWWALLALIALAVVGFVRALRQPAFKLRFDAALLRLPFIGKLIRDVHAASLARTLATMIEARLPLVDGLRLSTRTVSNAVQAQSLAQISEKVRAGGSLSTALREAGTFPPLLVYLAASGEAAGQLGTMLERAADYLEREFEAFTAAAMALLEPAIIVVMGTAVALIILAILLPILQLQNLTGL, from the coding sequence ATGGCGCGTTTTGCCTATCACGCCATCGATCCCAAGGGGGACGAACGCCGCGGCGCGATCGAAGCGGCCAGTGAAGCGTCGGCGCGGGAAAAGCTGGTCGCGCGCGAATGGTTCGTGGTCAGCGTGCAGGCCGATGTCGCTGCGTCCGCCCGTCGTGCCGCCACCAGCACCTCCGGCCTTGCGCTGTTCGCCACGAAGCTTTCGGCCAAGCAGCTCGCCCTGTTCACCCGCCAGCTCTCCTCGCTGATGGTCGTCAGCCCGCTCGAGGAAACCTTGCGCACAATTGCCCGGCAGACCGAAAAGCCCAAGGCGCAGGCGATCCTTTCAAGCGTCCACGCCGGGATCGTCGAAGGCCTGCCGCTGGCCGAGGCCATGCGCCGCGAAGAGCCGAGCTTTCCGCCCATCTACCGCGCGATGATCGCAGCTGGCGAGAACTCCGGCAGCCTCCCTGCCATCGCCGACCGGCTGGCCGACATGCTGGAGCGGCAGGCGCAGGTGCGCGGCAAGATCATCGCCGCGCTGGCCTACCCCATCGTGCTGTCGTTTGTCGCCATAGCGGTCGTCACCGGCCTGATGATCTCGGTCGTCCCCCGCGTGGTCGAACAGTTCGACAACGCCAGCCGCCAGCTGCCGGTGCTGACCCGCGTGGTCATCGGCATCTCGCAGTTTCTCAGCACTTGGTGGTGGGCGCTGCTTGCCCTGATCGCGCTGGCAGTCGTCGGCTTCGTCCGCGCCTTGCGCCAGCCCGCCTTCAAGCTGCGCTTCGATGCCGCGCTGCTGCGCCTGCCCTTCATCGGCAAGCTCATCCGTGATGTCCACGCCGCCAGCCTTGCCCGCACGCTGGCCACGATGATCGAGGCACGCCTGCCGCTGGTCGATGGCCTGCGCCTGTCAACGCGCACTGTCTCGAACGCAGTGCAGGCGCAATCTCTCGCCCAGATCAGCGAGAAGGTCCGCGCTGGCGGCTCGCTCTCCACCGCCCTGCGCGAGGCGGGCACCTTCCCGCCACTGCTGGTCTACCTTGCCGCCAGCGGGGAGGCAGCGGGCCAGCTCGGCACCATGCTCGAACGCGCCGCCGACTATCTCGAGCGCGAGTTCGAGGCGTTCACCGCCGCGGCCATGGCGCTGCTCGAACCCGCGATCATCGTGGTGATGGGCACGGCTGTCGCGCTCATCATCCTCGCCATCCTGCTGCCGATCCTGCAGCTCCAGAACCTCACCGGACTGTGA
- the gspE gene encoding type II secretion system ATPase GspE, which yields MESVSAIADTGEPLVEAVTIVAPAPVPAVPYAFARDHGALIEAVHAEHVTVALRDGADPLSLLEIRGSFGLPLRVRRVSPPEFEKLLADAYAMDGAAAAVAGDMGIAGDGLDPLALGLPTAEDLLDSADDAPAIRLINGLIAESLRQGVSDIHIEPYETALVVRMRVDGVLTEKLRMPPHVAPVLVSRIKVMARLDIAERRVPQDGRISLSLGGKLVDVRVSTLPNRAGERVVMRLLDKENAGLDLVHLGLDARAEDTLRRALAEPNGIVLVTGPTGSGKTTTLYAALRGLNDGQRNILTVEDPVEYAVDGVGQTQVNSKVGLTFAAGLRAILRQDPDVVMVGEIRDRETADIAVQASLTGHLVLSTVHTNDAAGAVTRMRDMGVEPFLLASTLRAVIAQRLVRRLCPNCREERALDPGMAEVLGMKPGRTVCSAKGCGECSQTGYQGRVGVFEALRVDDTVRQMIHDNADEAAIARHAFADSPTLAKAVRRMVKDGTTSPEEAARIMRRDG from the coding sequence ATGGAAAGCGTGAGCGCCATCGCAGACACCGGGGAGCCGCTGGTCGAGGCGGTGACCATCGTCGCGCCTGCGCCGGTGCCAGCGGTCCCCTATGCCTTTGCCCGCGATCACGGCGCACTTATCGAAGCCGTCCATGCCGAACATGTCACCGTCGCGCTGCGCGATGGCGCGGACCCGCTGAGCCTGCTCGAGATTCGCGGCAGCTTCGGCTTGCCACTCCGCGTCCGGCGCGTATCTCCGCCGGAATTCGAGAAGCTGCTCGCCGATGCCTACGCCATGGATGGCGCAGCCGCCGCCGTGGCGGGCGACATGGGCATCGCGGGTGACGGGCTCGATCCGCTCGCGCTTGGCCTGCCCACTGCCGAGGACCTGCTCGACAGCGCCGACGATGCCCCCGCGATCCGCTTGATCAACGGCCTGATCGCCGAAAGCCTGCGCCAGGGCGTGTCCGACATCCACATCGAACCCTATGAAACCGCGCTCGTCGTGCGCATGCGCGTCGATGGCGTGCTGACCGAGAAGCTGCGCATGCCCCCGCATGTCGCCCCGGTGCTGGTCAGCCGCATCAAGGTCATGGCGCGGCTGGACATTGCCGAACGCCGCGTTCCGCAGGACGGACGCATCTCGCTCAGCCTTGGCGGCAAGCTGGTCGACGTGCGCGTCTCCACCCTGCCCAACCGTGCGGGCGAGCGTGTGGTGATGCGCCTGCTCGACAAGGAGAACGCCGGGCTCGATCTCGTCCACCTTGGCCTTGATGCCAGGGCCGAGGACACGCTGCGCCGCGCCCTTGCCGAACCCAACGGCATCGTTCTCGTCACCGGGCCGACGGGTTCGGGCAAGACGACCACGCTCTATGCCGCGCTGCGCGGGCTGAACGATGGCCAGCGCAACATCCTGACTGTGGAAGACCCTGTGGAATACGCTGTGGATGGCGTGGGCCAGACGCAGGTCAATTCCAAGGTCGGCCTCACGTTCGCCGCCGGTCTGCGCGCGATCCTGCGCCAGGACCCTGACGTGGTCATGGTCGGTGAAATCCGTGACCGTGAAACTGCCGACATCGCCGTGCAGGCCTCGCTCACCGGCCACCTTGTGCTGTCGACGGTCCACACCAACGATGCCGCCGGTGCCGTCACCCGCATGCGCGACATGGGCGTGGAGCCATTTCTGCTCGCCTCCACCTTGCGCGCGGTCATCGCCCAGCGCCTGGTCCGCCGCCTCTGCCCAAATTGCCGCGAGGAGCGCGCGCTCGATCCCGGCATGGCCGAGGTGCTGGGCATGAAGCCGGGACGGACGGTCTGTTCCGCCAAGGGCTGCGGTGAATGCAGCCAGACCGGCTATCAGGGCCGCGTCGGCGTGTTCGAGGCACTGCGGGTGGACGACACCGTCCGCCAGATGATCCACGACAATGCCGACGAAGCGGCCATCGCCCGCCATGCCTTTGCCGATTCGCCAACCTTGGCCAAGGCCGTGCGGCGCATGGTCAAGGATGGCACCACGTCGCCTGAGGAAGCGGCGCGCATCATGCGGCGGGACGGCTGA
- the gspD gene encoding type II secretion system secretin GspD, with protein sequence MTLRKLLSPKMLLGAAVLALAVPQAALAQYTLNVREADIRAFVADAAEVTGRTFIVDSRVQAKISVVSDRPLSRSEYFEVFLSTLRANGLVAVPTGNGAFRIQPAEGAASNPSRIGSRGAALSQMVTEVIRLRAIDAAQAVETLRPLISKEGAITANKAGNSLVVVDYADNMRRIRALLADIDRDNAATQTVILDHAGAREIATALSQLVPAGGEGARALATVVAVDSSNAVLMRGEPATLAKLAAMARQLDAKAATGGEIKVVWLDYADSAALVPVLERLLGGQGGGEVASASAAPVSLGGVGGSQTSNAGTQGSTGQAAATGGSQTSPIGATAGGLGNGPIKLANGRGTATITRYPGANAIIIAAPADDQRRIGEVIRQLDVPQEQVLVEAIIVEISNNVAKELGVQLLFGGKDKPFAVTNFSNSSPNIIDIAGGLLADNLNQTTTVVNGTTVTTTTNSTAGDLLRQNAATKALSASGAYTGFLTELSKDTYLGALINAVQTDKNSNILSTPHITTNNNVPASILFGQDVPITTGEALSSGNFSDTFRTVQRQNVGIELDVTPQINAGNMVRLDLRQEVSSIAGTVSSKSDELIINKREIKTTVTVGDREIVALGGLLDDNEQRTLQKVPLLGDIPVVGELFKSRGRSRVKTNLMVFIRPTILRNAADRAALAARRYGVVRQAQIDFNAKQEPTIDELIVDYMGATLPAAPSAQVAVVAPGDTLIRPRATPVPLDQTELPPSSAQN encoded by the coding sequence ATGACCTTGCGCAAGCTCCTTAGCCCCAAGATGCTCCTCGGAGCCGCAGTGCTCGCCCTTGCCGTGCCGCAGGCCGCGCTGGCGCAATACACCCTCAACGTGCGCGAAGCGGACATCCGTGCTTTCGTCGCCGATGCCGCCGAAGTGACAGGCCGCACCTTCATCGTCGACAGCCGGGTGCAGGCCAAGATCAGCGTCGTTTCCGACCGTCCGCTCAGCCGCTCGGAATACTTCGAGGTGTTCCTCTCCACCCTGCGCGCCAATGGTCTCGTCGCCGTGCCGACCGGCAATGGCGCGTTCCGCATCCAGCCCGCCGAGGGCGCGGCCAGCAACCCCTCGCGCATCGGCAGCCGTGGTGCCGCGCTCAGCCAGATGGTCACCGAAGTCATCCGCCTGCGCGCCATCGACGCTGCGCAAGCGGTGGAGACCCTGCGCCCGCTGATCAGCAAGGAAGGCGCGATCACCGCCAACAAGGCGGGAAATTCGCTGGTGGTCGTCGATTATGCCGACAACATGCGCCGCATCCGCGCGCTGCTGGCCGATATCGACCGCGACAACGCCGCCACGCAGACCGTGATCCTCGACCATGCCGGCGCGCGCGAGATCGCCACGGCATTGAGCCAGCTGGTCCCGGCCGGCGGCGAAGGTGCCCGCGCGCTGGCCACGGTCGTCGCGGTGGACAGCTCGAACGCCGTGCTGATGCGCGGCGAACCGGCCACGCTGGCAAAGCTTGCGGCAATGGCCCGCCAGCTTGACGCGAAAGCTGCGACCGGGGGCGAGATCAAGGTCGTCTGGCTGGACTATGCGGATTCGGCAGCGCTGGTGCCGGTGCTCGAACGCCTGCTGGGCGGTCAGGGAGGTGGCGAAGTGGCTTCGGCCAGCGCTGCGCCCGTTTCGCTCGGCGGCGTCGGCGGCAGCCAGACGTCGAACGCAGGCACGCAAGGCTCGACCGGGCAGGCAGCTGCCACCGGCGGCAGCCAGACCAGCCCGATCGGCGCCACCGCGGGCGGGCTCGGCAATGGTCCGATCAAGCTTGCCAATGGACGCGGCACGGCCACGATCACGCGCTATCCCGGCGCCAACGCGATCATCATCGCCGCGCCAGCCGATGACCAGCGCCGCATCGGCGAAGTGATCCGCCAGCTCGACGTGCCGCAGGAGCAGGTGCTGGTCGAAGCGATCATCGTCGAGATTTCGAACAACGTGGCGAAGGAACTCGGCGTCCAGCTGCTGTTCGGCGGCAAGGACAAGCCCTTTGCCGTCACCAACTTCTCCAACTCCTCGCCCAACATCATCGATATCGCGGGCGGGCTGCTGGCCGACAACCTCAACCAGACGACCACCGTGGTCAACGGCACCACTGTCACCACCACGACCAACAGCACGGCGGGAGACCTGCTGCGTCAGAACGCGGCCACCAAGGCACTCTCGGCCAGCGGCGCATACACCGGCTTCCTGACAGAGCTGTCGAAGGACACCTACCTCGGCGCGCTGATCAATGCGGTGCAGACCGACAAGAACTCGAACATCCTGTCGACCCCGCACATCACCACCAACAACAATGTCCCCGCCTCGATCCTGTTCGGCCAGGACGTGCCGATCACGACGGGCGAGGCGCTGTCGAGCGGCAATTTCAGCGACACCTTCCGCACTGTGCAGCGCCAGAATGTCGGCATCGAGCTTGATGTGACGCCCCAGATCAACGCCGGGAACATGGTCCGCCTCGACCTGCGCCAGGAAGTCAGCTCGATCGCAGGCACCGTTTCCAGCAAGTCGGACGAGCTGATCATCAACAAGCGCGAGATCAAGACGACCGTGACCGTGGGCGACCGCGAAATCGTCGCATTGGGCGGCTTGCTCGACGACAACGAACAGCGCACGCTGCAGAAGGTGCCGCTGCTTGGCGACATCCCGGTGGTGGGCGAACTGTTCAAGTCGCGCGGGCGCAGCAGGGTCAAGACCAACCTCATGGTCTTCATCCGCCCGACGATCCTGCGCAACGCCGCCGACCGCGCCGCACTAGCCGCGCGCCGCTATGGCGTCGTCCGTCAGGCGCAGATCGATTTCAACGCCAAGCAGGAGCCGACCATCGACGAACTGATCGTCGACTACATGGGCGCAACGCTGCCGGCCGCACCGTCTGCGCAAGTTGCGGTGGTCGCTCCGGGTGACACGCTCATTCGCCCGCGCGCCACGCCGGTACCGCTTGATCAGACCGAACTTCCGCCGAGCAGCGCACAGAACTGA
- a CDS encoding type II secretion system protein N codes for MGFGQRRLVIAGLRPALPPLHDILWWMLASLIAGLAAALFWAIVTPVSPLGDWAPRGVRIMSPTARAALFATVDPFNRTPAASAQAEQSGAVTSLALTLFATRATPGGGGTAIIAGGDGLQQVYRVGAEVQPGVTLAAVAFDHVELARNGAKELLYLDQSGPAPSAQGVVAANPVAAPAAAAPGGGVSVAALRSGVNFGPRAESGKVVGVEVLSSGDGAAFRAAGFQPGDVITAVDGKPITSAAEAAALSGAIRAGTSVAVTVRRGDRQLPLAITLAP; via the coding sequence GTGGGATTCGGGCAAAGGAGGCTGGTCATCGCCGGGTTGCGACCCGCCTTGCCGCCCCTGCATGACATACTGTGGTGGATGCTCGCCAGCCTCATCGCGGGGCTTGCCGCAGCGCTGTTCTGGGCGATCGTCACCCCGGTCTCGCCGCTGGGCGATTGGGCGCCACGCGGCGTTCGCATCATGTCGCCCACAGCCCGCGCAGCACTGTTCGCCACGGTCGATCCGTTCAACCGCACGCCCGCCGCTTCGGCACAGGCAGAGCAGTCGGGCGCGGTAACCTCGCTCGCGCTGACCCTGTTCGCCACGCGCGCGACGCCCGGTGGCGGCGGCACGGCGATCATTGCCGGAGGAGACGGCCTGCAGCAGGTCTATCGCGTTGGCGCCGAAGTGCAGCCCGGCGTCACGCTGGCGGCAGTCGCATTCGATCACGTCGAACTGGCGCGCAATGGCGCAAAGGAACTGCTCTATCTCGACCAGTCCGGCCCGGCGCCCAGCGCACAGGGCGTTGTCGCGGCAAACCCGGTGGCAGCACCGGCGGCAGCCGCACCCGGCGGCGGGGTCAGCGTTGCCGCCTTGCGCAGCGGGGTCAACTTCGGGCCGCGCGCCGAAAGCGGAAAGGTCGTCGGTGTCGAAGTCCTCTCGTCGGGTGACGGGGCGGCTTTCCGGGCCGCAGGCTTCCAGCCCGGCGATGTCATCACCGCTGTCGATGGCAAGCCGATCACCAGCGCGGCCGAAGCCGCTGCGCTTTCCGGTGCCATCCGCGCCGGCACTTCAGTCGCGGTCACCGTCCGTCGCGGGGATCGCCAGCTTCCTCTTGCTATCACATTGGCCCCATGA
- a CDS encoding DUF983 domain-containing protein — protein MAIFTDNPKFDWILRCGWKGLCPKCGKGPMFEGWLKLQKTCPECGLDYQFANADDGPAFFALCITAFPLTFFAVWLEVAYAPPWWVHVLTSVPILAIGCLATLRPFKGWLVASQYVNKAIEAGTENLWSKLNARERESE, from the coding sequence ATGGCCATCTTCACCGACAATCCCAAGTTTGACTGGATCCTGCGGTGTGGCTGGAAGGGACTGTGCCCGAAGTGCGGCAAGGGGCCGATGTTCGAGGGCTGGCTGAAGCTGCAGAAGACCTGCCCGGAATGCGGGCTCGACTACCAGTTCGCCAATGCCGATGACGGCCCGGCCTTCTTCGCGCTGTGCATCACCGCCTTCCCGCTCACGTTCTTTGCGGTCTGGCTTGAAGTTGCCTACGCGCCGCCGTGGTGGGTGCACGTGCTCACGTCCGTGCCGATCCTGGCCATCGGTTGCCTTGCCACGCTCCGCCCGTTCAAGGGCTGGCTGGTCGCCTCGCAATACGTGAACAAGGCGATCGAGGCGGGCACGGAAAACCTGTGGAGCAAGCTCAACGCACGAGAGCGCGAATCCGAATAG